AGTAGTGTTGTTAAGTTTAAATCGATTTAAGGTAAATCTGATAAACAAGCGATTTGGAAGATACATACAACATTGTTCTCTAATTCAATCTCGATCACAAAGTgattaacttttaaaaaaaacaagttttaatgaaagatggaaaaaaaccataagattaaaatatatatttaagaaaccatgttcaaaataaactcaattgaaaAAATGTATACGAAGATGCACTTtatccattttatttaaaattttaatcaaataagagattaaaatttaggtatcacaaataaaaaagctaatGGTTATTGGTCGAACATTTGCCATGGGGCAAACTTATGGCACGGGGCAATCACTAAAGGCAAATAAAAGTGCCATGCAGCAAGTTTTTAATATTAAGTATGACAAATTCAAGTTTAACTATATATATGTTAGGATAGAGTAGGTCGGAAGATATATACAAAATCATATCACAATCTTATAATCATGAAGATAACAAACCTTCAACACTTGCAAATTATAAATGTTTATCCAAGcaacttttatattttctgaTTCACATatacttaatttatttttaaaaaatatatatattacgGATATGTATTTGGTGAGACTACCAACTCGCAAGTCAACTGGCTGACGACACCGCCGTCATGCATTGCATGCGGGATTTCGTCGTTCGcatgaaaatcataaaataattcTTGGGGAATCGGGTTACGAGTTCGGTTGACATTTCTGTACTTTCTCGAAAAATTTCACGGCCCGCGTTCCCTCTAGGATCGAGTGAATTCATACCCTCCACACAAGCAAAGATTAAGACAGCTGGATAAGAGTTGCAGAATCAGCTATTTATCTGGTCAACCACGGTCATCAAAAGAATCGCCAACCAGGGTATGAACAATCTGGAACAGACTTCATGCAAAATCATTTAGAAAGTGGCGATCCAACTAGGATCAAAAGAGAGATCTAGGCCTAACTATTGGTGGATTGACTGGCGGATTAACTAAGAATATTGACTAACAGTTTGTCAtctttttaagaattttgacCGAGTTATTGATTCTCATCCGATTAATTTGTATTTAGAATCTTTAAGCATCCGCCTTGTCCTCCCTAGATATAATAGCTGCTTATctaacagttttttttttttttttttttttagcaacgGTTATCTAACAGTTTACCCATTTCATATGTGCCGAATTAccatagaaatataaaaactcGCCCTCGTGAAGAACATGGAAACGATGATTTgaactcgagagagagagagagagagagagagagagagagagagtacacgGAAAAGCATAATACTCTTTATTGTTGTTTCTCTACACACAGAGACTTCGATATTATATTGAGGTTTACACAGGAACATTCTTATTATTTTACTGAGACGCACGCTAATCAATTACATTCTTTATTTGCAGCAGCATATATCCATCAAGATGATACAAGATCCACAGTGGATGCTTAACTAAATCAAGGGCACTTGTGTCTGCCTCCATGAGTGGTCATGGTGGCGTAGCAAGGGCACACGTCCTCGTTACCGGAGGTCCCGGGCGGCACACAATTGCAACGGGCACAACAGGTTCCGCATGCCCTCTTGCACATCTTCTGCCTTGATGCCAACCGGCACCTAGCGGCGCATGCCGCTCTGCAATCTGGAAAGGAGAAGCTCGCGGCTAATAACATGGACTAACgatacaaaagaaaatgtcatacTGACTATAAAAACATATGTTGTGTGTACGTCATTCATCCATAATTTAACCATTTCAATTTGTGGGAAAATAATTTGTCAAATACAATATGAGAGCTCTGGTTTATTCTCGATTATCGAATCAGAGCTCCGGTTTATTCTTGATTCTCGAATCAACCGAGCTGATTGTATTCTCAATCTACATAGTAGCTATGCAAAACCATCATAACTAAAAGCATTTaaattgagatttcacctatcTTTTTGGCGGCAGAACTCTCTACTGAATCTGTGCTCACCTCCTGCTACACAACATATGTAGGTCGGGATTAGCCAAGGTATGAACTATACAAAACTTCGTCAACTATTACACgcgttgagagagagagagagagagagagagagagagagagagagagagagagggagaggaaggagatTTCATTTACCGTAGCATCAGCTGCTTCAACCAGCAGATGGAAAACGAGGAGGGAAAGGAGCAAACAAGCCAAAACCTTGGACAGAGACATGACTGCTTGAATGATTGTGATCAATGGAGGGTGTCAAGTATGTTTTTCTTGTCTCTTGTAGGATGGTGCAATACGTCGAGAGCAAAGGAGTCTTATATAGGGAGTCCTGAATCGAGTTGAGGATTGTAATTCTAGGTGAGTTTCATGCGAGGACGGGGATATTCGGCGCATAAGCAACGAAGCAAGAGAACGAAAATTCTAATTGGTACACTTGGTGATGCATCAGACGCGTGCAGGTACATTTGGTGGAGAGAAAAAGCTAAAGAGAAGCGCTCTGGAGTCATCCGGACGTGCCAAAACTCTGTTCGAccattgctttgattttttttttgctttgctaGTGGAAGATAGCTATGGTCTCAAAGCACAAGCAGCTCGTGGTTTTGAGGGTACGCGTTGACATGAGTCCCTTTCataggagaagaagagattggaCAGTGCAAATTCTTTAATCAGAAGCTAAGTTGTAACGCAATTCTGCACTCCGTGTGAACAAATAAGAAAGGTGTGCGAAAGATGCGGCAGCTGTGCGATGTCAATACTTTGTACGCAATAAAGCAGAAGGTGCATGAAAGTCTTGCATTGTCATTTAGCTGAGTTATCTTTTGCATTAACAATTCAGATTCAAGTCCCTAAACCAATTAAAGACGGTTTATATACTCTGGGATAGATGATTGTAGGTCCCCTCTGCCGGCCGAGTTTAAGCATTTATACATAGAGTCCTCTTTTGCGTCGGTGCTCGGGAAATGAAAAGAGCTTTGATCTTAGATAGAACGTGCTCGTGGAATCCCAATTGAAATCAGGCCATTCCCGAGAATGGTTTGCGACAGATGGAGGCAGTCTTGGATTGAGGGTGATTAGATTCAATTTTACAAATGAGTTTTAAGTGTAATGTAAATGCTGAAACCCAAAATCCTtggagaaatgcaaattgtatttGGTAAAAACTCTTTACAAGTGGACTTTAGATTCGAGTAGTGTTAggcgaaaaaaaataaaattacaatggACTTGgactatatttttgttttttttttttaaatttatttaaaaagaattcaAGCCCTTTGCCGGAGTTGGCGGAAGGCCATGCAAGCCGGTGAGCCACATTTGGCTCCAGCAGCCGTTAGTTGAGGTTGCTTGACCTTCGCTGAGGGTCGTGTGACTCAAGCAAGGTTTGCATGACCTTAGGCGACCCTCGGCAAGGGTCGTACGACCTAGGCAGCCATCTAGGTCGCAAGAGACCCAGATGAGGGCCGCTTGAGGTGGCGAGACCCAAGCGTTTTCTCCGCTACATCTCCTTTTGCCTGCTTTGTTCCCACgaggaaattaaagaaacatCATCTCCATTTGGTCAGTCTATAATAAGCAAGATACGAAAAActccatcaaagaaaacaatcaagttGTAGTGGACTGATAACGAGTAGGGTTTTACAGTGTTACCGAGTCCTGAACATCAGCTGCAGCGActtggaggagaagaaggaggcaACGATGAGCAAGGAAGCAATCACAAGCTTGGAGCTAGTCATGGACGAAGGTGGCTCGAGGTGGAGATGATTATATATTCAGTGTATTATATACAATATGGTATTGGTGGATGAAACAAGAGAAAGGGTTGGTCGTTTTATAGGGCGAGATTGAGTTCGAGAGAGTGAATTCGAGAGGTGGTAGGTGCATTGCAAAGGCTGGCTGGAGTGGGACATGAATTTTGTTAATccaaaaaacgagaaaaa
The window above is part of the Eucalyptus grandis isolate ANBG69807.140 chromosome 6, ASM1654582v1, whole genome shotgun sequence genome. Proteins encoded here:
- the LOC120286204 gene encoding snakin-2-like isoform X1, which translates into the protein MSLSKVLACLLLSLLVFHLLVEAADATQEVSTDSVESSAAKKIDCRAACAARCRLASRQKMCKRACGTCCARCNCVPPGTSGNEDVCPCYATMTTHGGRHKCP
- the LOC120286204 gene encoding snakin-2-like isoform X2; protein product: MSLSKVLACLLLSLLVFHLLVEAADATEVSTDSVESSAAKKIDCRAACAARCRLASRQKMCKRACGTCCARCNCVPPGTSGNEDVCPCYATMTTHGGRHKCP